AACGTGTACCCGGTGCCCGACGGCGACACCGGCACCAACATGCACCTCACCATGCAGTCGGTGCGGCGCGAACTGGACACCTGCGACGAAAGCAGCATGGCGTCGGTGGCGCGGGCGATCAGCTACGGCGCGCTGCTGGGCGCACGCGGCAACAGCGGCGTGATCCTCTCGCAACTGCTCAAGGGCTTTGCCGAGGTCGTGCGCGAGAAGCCCGAGGTGGACGCGAGGACGCTCGCCGCCGCCTTCCGCGCCGCGCAGAAAGCCGGATACGGCGCGGTGATGAAGCCGGTGGAAGGCACCATCCTGACGGTCGCGCGTGGCGTGGCCGACGGCGCGAACGGCCCCCGCGAACGCGACACCGTGGATGCGGTGCTGGAACAGGCCCTCTTCGGCGGGCAGGCGCTGCTGGACAAGACGCCCGAGATGCTCCCCGCGCTGAAGCAGGCGGGCGTGATCGACTCGGGCGGCCAGGGTTACCTGTACGTGGTCCAGGGGATGCTGGCGGCCCTGCGCGGCGACGAGCTCCCCGAGGCACCCGAGATCACCTCCTACGCGCAGGAGCAGTTCGAGAACGAGGAATTCGGCTACTGCACCGAGTTCCTGATGAGCGAGGCGCAGAAGCCCATCGAGGAAATCCGCGAGCTGGTCAGCCCCTTCGGGGACAGCCTGCTGGTGGTGGGCGCCGAGGGGTACGTGAAGGGCCACATCCACACCAACGAACCCGACGCGCTGCTGGCGACGGTGGGCCGCTACGGGCGGATGCTCAAGACCAAGGTCGAGGACATGTCCGAGCAGCACACCGAGATTCTGGGCATGGCGGGCGCGGCGGCGCGGGCCGAGGAGGAGGTGCCCCCCTCCGGCCTGGTCGCGGTGGCGAGCGGCTACGGCCTGGTGAAGCTCTTCCGCAGTCTTGGCGCGCGCATCGTGTCGGGCGGGCAGACCGCGAACCCCAGCGTGCAGGACATCGTGGACGCGGTGAGGTCAGTCAGCGCCGAGAAGGTGCTGATCCTCCCCAACAACAAGAACGTCCTGATGGCCGCCGAGAAGGCGATGGAATTGATGGAAGGCCGCGCGGTGGTCGTGCCCACCCGCACGCTCGG
The window above is part of the Deinococcus metallilatus genome. Proteins encoded here:
- a CDS encoding DAK2 domain-containing protein produces the protein MLRVATDWLGVYREQVNALNVYPVPDGDTGTNMHLTMQSVRRELDTCDESSMASVARAISYGALLGARGNSGVILSQLLKGFAEVVREKPEVDARTLAAAFRAAQKAGYGAVMKPVEGTILTVARGVADGANGPRERDTVDAVLEQALFGGQALLDKTPEMLPALKQAGVIDSGGQGYLYVVQGMLAALRGDELPEAPEITSYAQEQFENEEFGYCTEFLMSEAQKPIEEIRELVSPFGDSLLVVGAEGYVKGHIHTNEPDALLATVGRYGRMLKTKVEDMSEQHTEILGMAGAAARAEEEVPPSGLVAVASGYGLVKLFRSLGARIVSGGQTANPSVQDIVDAVRSVSAEKVLILPNNKNVLMAAEKAMELMEGRAVVVPTRTLGQGIGAALAFQPDADAESLKAEMEEAAARVTTFEVTRASRTTNITTKEGVTLDIAEGDVIGLKDDELVQAGGTPEDSVLEMLNKNYAGQEIITMFGGPQKTQEDLDALSARIGQEFPMAEVEAHLGGPDLYDYLVTIE